One genomic window of Borreliella garinii includes the following:
- a CDS encoding flagellar assembly lytic transglycosylase yields MFNKNSCVLQNFLLLFLSLFSCVVKKEVSSSDFIKMHSKEFDLNNLNWLWNFDYSKKNFDKHFNIDPNSYIYVAYLFKKIGFEEKFVEYMKKAIFNGDNIASQFAGIKLIEYFNSIKDYSESELIGESLYKKYENNKFIILGYFKSLYWQKKNDKALSLLNKLDKMEFPDYQENENILLKAALYLNLSNVSESKIYFNELFEKLPANYLHVRAYDYFIIENKSKYFGTNFLNLVRFKYEVANGNFNSAINILNKNGLSGYYDNNIVLSDVYKAFISSGKISNALAFFSKIRSKYKNYYLGILNLRGKNNSGLFLLKEYLEGLNLKNEINRLDLLNMAFSNLIFTQSARNYFAENVAKFYTESDKKNSAFIKILEDYILESIQLEDYENLYKLYSNAQKVISDSILSKLAFINARLIYHKLLKSNVSGEYNSLLHSAINYDKWSYSSFMSRYLLDQNIDEFFTSGHDIKYEQSDYEIFLEGFLKFNLYHYVRGFISEDFRNGYKFSLDFYRRVYDELLKSENYYDATLVINYLVNQDESALMENDYKRLYPYLYGSLVEYWAKRRGLEASVVFSLIKAESSFEKNAVSKPGAVGLMQVMPSTANDISKELKYFDYNLKIPKDNIIIGTYYLKKRISTTGSLYKALASYNGGIGNVRKWEKSYGHLSKELFIEAIPFSQTRNYIKKILVYSVFYDALYEKKGIDSVIVKIMGEFPKN; encoded by the coding sequence ATGTTTAATAAAAATTCTTGTGTATTGCAAAATTTTCTTTTATTATTTTTGAGTTTATTTTCTTGCGTTGTTAAAAAAGAAGTTTCGAGTAGTGATTTTATAAAGATGCATTCAAAAGAGTTTGATTTAAATAATTTAAATTGGTTATGGAATTTTGATTATTCAAAAAAAAATTTTGACAAGCATTTTAACATAGATCCAAATTCTTATATATATGTTGCCTATTTGTTTAAAAAAATAGGGTTTGAAGAGAAATTTGTAGAGTATATGAAAAAGGCTATATTCAATGGGGATAATATTGCATCCCAATTTGCTGGAATTAAACTTATTGAATATTTTAACTCAATAAAAGATTATTCTGAGTCTGAATTGATTGGGGAGAGTCTTTATAAAAAATACGAAAATAATAAATTTATTATACTAGGGTACTTCAAAAGTCTTTATTGGCAAAAGAAAAACGATAAGGCACTTAGCCTTTTAAATAAGCTTGATAAGATGGAATTTCCTGATTATCAGGAAAATGAAAATATTTTGTTAAAAGCGGCTCTTTATCTTAATCTTTCTAATGTAAGTGAGTCAAAAATTTATTTTAATGAACTTTTTGAAAAGTTACCTGCAAATTATTTACATGTAAGGGCTTATGATTACTTTATTATTGAAAATAAGTCTAAGTACTTTGGCACAAATTTTTTAAATCTTGTTAGGTTTAAGTATGAAGTGGCAAATGGTAATTTTAATAGTGCAATAAATATATTGAATAAAAATGGTTTAAGTGGCTATTATGATAATAACATTGTATTAAGTGATGTTTATAAGGCTTTTATTAGTTCTGGCAAAATTTCAAATGCTTTAGCATTTTTTAGTAAAATAAGGAGCAAATATAAGAATTATTATTTGGGTATTCTAAATCTTAGGGGAAAAAATAATTCAGGCCTTTTTCTTTTGAAAGAATATCTTGAGGGTTTAAATCTTAAAAATGAGATTAACAGGCTTGATTTGCTTAATATGGCTTTTAGTAATTTAATTTTTACTCAAAGTGCAAGAAATTATTTTGCCGAAAACGTAGCCAAGTTTTATACTGAGAGTGATAAAAAAAATTCTGCTTTTATTAAGATTTTAGAAGATTATATTTTAGAATCAATTCAGCTTGAAGACTATGAGAACCTTTATAAGCTTTATTCTAATGCTCAAAAAGTTATTTCTGATTCTATTTTATCTAAGCTTGCTTTTATTAATGCAAGGCTTATATATCATAAATTACTTAAATCTAATGTAAGCGGAGAATACAATAGTCTTTTGCATTCTGCTATTAATTATGATAAATGGTCTTATTCTTCATTTATGAGCAGGTACTTATTAGATCAAAATATTGATGAATTTTTTACAAGTGGACATGATATTAAATATGAGCAATCTGATTATGAGATTTTTTTGGAGGGATTTTTAAAATTTAATCTTTATCATTATGTTAGAGGGTTTATTTCTGAGGATTTTAGAAATGGATATAAATTTTCACTCGATTTTTATCGAAGAGTATACGATGAGCTTTTAAAGAGTGAAAATTATTACGATGCAACCCTTGTGATTAATTATCTTGTAAATCAAGATGAATCTGCTTTAATGGAAAATGACTATAAAAGGCTTTATCCATATCTTTATGGATCTTTAGTAGAATATTGGGCTAAAAGGCGTGGGCTTGAAGCCAGTGTTGTATTTTCTTTAATAAAAGCTGAAAGTAGCTTTGAGAAAAATGCTGTCTCAAAACCCGGTGCTGTTGGCCTTATGCAGGTTATGCCGTCAACAGCGAATGATATTTCTAAAGAACTTAAGTATTTTGATTATAATTTAAAGATCCCCAAAGATAATATAATAATTGGGACATATTATTTAAAAAAAAGAATATCTACAACCGGCAGCCTTTATAAGGCCCTTGCATCTTACAATGGGGGCATTGGTAATGTTAGAAAGTGGGAAAAAAGTTATGGACATTTGTCTAAAGAGCTTTTTATTGAGGCAATTCCTTTTAGTCAGACTAGAAATTATATTAAAAAAATATTAGTTTATTCGGTGTTTTATGATGCTTTGTATGAAAAGAAGGGAATAGATTCGGTAATAGTTAAAATTATGGGCGAATTTCCCAAAAATTAG
- a CDS encoding undecaprenyl-diphosphate phosphatase, with protein MINILNAIILGIVQGITEFLPISSSGHLLLFRHFMHLKLPIIFDIYLHLATVLVIIIYYRQRILELFLTFIRFSLRKTNKSDLTNLKLILLILIITIVTGVVGTFISKYERMFTLPFILINFIITGILILMLEFNFFKIDFKGNILLVGIFIGLMQGLGALPGISRSGITIFSAVSLGFNRKSAFEISFLSLIPIVFGAILLKYKEFYDIFMVLNFFEINLGALVAFVVGILSINFFFKMLNNKKLYYFSIYLFVLSITVCYFFRI; from the coding sequence ATGATAAATATTTTAAATGCAATTATTTTGGGTATTGTTCAAGGTATTACAGAGTTTTTACCAATATCTAGTTCGGGGCATTTATTGCTTTTTAGGCATTTTATGCATTTAAAGCTCCCAATAATATTTGATATTTATTTACACCTTGCAACAGTTTTAGTAATTATTATTTACTATCGCCAAAGGATTTTAGAGCTTTTTTTAACTTTTATTAGATTTTCGTTAAGAAAAACTAATAAATCTGATTTAACAAATTTAAAATTAATATTGCTAATATTAATAATAACTATTGTTACTGGAGTTGTTGGAACTTTTATTTCAAAATACGAGAGAATGTTTACATTGCCTTTTATTTTAATTAATTTTATTATAACAGGTATTTTAATCTTGATGCTAGAATTTAATTTTTTTAAAATTGATTTTAAAGGTAATATTTTGTTAGTAGGAATTTTTATAGGGCTGATGCAGGGTTTAGGTGCGCTTCCAGGAATCTCTCGTTCGGGAATTACAATTTTTTCTGCGGTGTCGCTTGGATTTAATAGAAAAAGTGCATTTGAAATTTCATTTTTGTCTTTAATTCCAATAGTTTTTGGAGCAATTTTATTAAAATATAAAGAATTTTATGATATTTTTATGGTTTTAAATTTTTTTGAAATAAACTTAGGAGCATTGGTTGCTTTTGTTGTTGGTATTCTCTCAATAAATTTCTTTTTTAAAATGCTTAATAACAAAAAGCTATATTATTTTTCAATATATTTATTTGTACTTTCAATTACAGTTTGTTATTTTTTTAGAATATGA
- a CDS encoding DNA translocase FtsK — protein MKDFYQYFQFLFFFMLTVISFSLFVALTPLSNIFVFFVFNLIGQILFNVFSFLSFYLILYPLVNWYAYKKHIFTKRFIFNWNYTVILFFTLIFLIKINSNVEKSYLIKIFLINFGTILGNFFVFILLILEFVVWIYLNYVFFKDVNFILDAFKFLEFKIKILFENILSYLPFSNSLDVKKDIKIYGNFAEDIKDSQAFDDNKNIINDEEYQALWSFSAFLRNNKKPSNVNLAKTVFEGSDSKDASSLNKEISNNSALNADEIDESCEYKSLDNLEDNKLIISGKVKASEIRTKGIISQVTIPNVYNENLDLNKKSDSYIIDISVFDQKEVKNDVEDIEYDKEIQKQSIILQETLKEFNINAKLIDIIKGPVVTMYAIRPDKGIKLSKITSISDNIALRLAAIRVRIIAPIPGREAVGIEIPNKRREFIVISEIIDSEEFRGDFRIPFALGKEISGENIVFDLVNSPHLLIAGATGAGKSVCVNSLIASIIFSKSPDEVKLIMIDPKIVELKLFNDIPHLLTPVITDVKRALEALRWCLDEMERRYVLLDNLLVRDISSYNKKIKDENLNLMILPYLVIIIDEFADLILSARKDLENLISRLAAMARAVGIHLVLATQRPSVDVITGVIKANFPSRISFMVASSMDSRIILGSSGAEKLLGKGDMLYISSLNPFPQRIQGGFLKEREVYRLVEEVKKFGSPNYIDDEIFIDSVKEQDLVALGPSDEPMFDEALEIVKTTRKASASYLQRRLKIGYNRAARIIEIMEDMGYVGPVNGSKPREVLI, from the coding sequence ATGAAAGATTTTTATCAGTATTTTCAATTTTTGTTTTTTTTTATGCTTACGGTTATTTCTTTTTCTCTTTTTGTAGCATTGACCCCTCTAAGCAATATATTTGTATTTTTTGTTTTCAATCTAATAGGACAAATACTGTTTAATGTTTTTTCATTCTTGTCATTTTATTTAATACTTTATCCACTTGTTAATTGGTACGCTTATAAAAAACATATTTTTACTAAACGATTTATATTTAATTGGAATTATACCGTAATACTGTTTTTTACTTTAATATTTTTAATAAAAATTAATTCTAATGTTGAAAAATCTTATCTTATTAAGATATTTCTTATTAATTTTGGTACAATATTGGGAAATTTTTTTGTTTTTATTCTTTTAATTTTAGAATTTGTTGTTTGGATTTACTTGAATTATGTCTTTTTCAAAGATGTTAATTTTATTTTGGATGCTTTTAAATTTTTAGAGTTTAAGATTAAAATTTTGTTTGAAAATATATTAAGTTATTTACCATTTTCAAATTCATTGGATGTTAAAAAAGATATTAAAATTTATGGAAATTTTGCAGAGGATATAAAAGATTCTCAAGCTTTTGATGATAATAAGAATATTATTAATGATGAGGAATATCAAGCCCTATGGTCATTTAGTGCTTTTTTAAGAAACAATAAAAAACCCTCTAATGTTAATTTAGCCAAAACTGTTTTTGAGGGCTCAGATTCCAAAGATGCAAGCTCTCTAAATAAGGAGATTTCAAATAATAGCGCTTTAAATGCAGATGAAATTGATGAGTCTTGTGAGTATAAATCTTTGGACAATCTTGAAGATAATAAGTTAATTATTAGTGGAAAGGTTAAGGCCAGTGAGATAAGGACTAAAGGTATAATTAGTCAGGTTACTATTCCCAATGTTTATAACGAAAATTTAGATTTGAATAAAAAAAGTGATTCTTACATTATTGATATTTCAGTTTTTGACCAGAAAGAGGTTAAAAATGATGTAGAGGATATTGAATATGATAAAGAAATTCAAAAGCAATCAATTATTCTCCAGGAGACATTAAAAGAGTTTAATATTAATGCTAAATTAATTGATATTATTAAAGGGCCTGTTGTAACAATGTATGCTATTCGTCCGGACAAGGGAATTAAGCTTTCTAAGATTACTTCTATTTCTGATAATATTGCTTTAAGGCTTGCGGCTATTAGGGTTAGAATTATTGCTCCAATTCCTGGCAGAGAAGCTGTTGGAATTGAAATTCCTAATAAAAGACGTGAATTTATTGTAATTTCAGAGATAATAGACAGCGAGGAATTTAGAGGTGATTTTAGAATTCCTTTTGCTCTTGGAAAGGAGATTAGTGGCGAAAATATTGTTTTTGATCTTGTTAATTCTCCACATCTATTAATAGCTGGTGCAACTGGAGCAGGTAAATCGGTTTGTGTAAATTCTTTGATTGCTTCAATTATTTTTTCAAAATCTCCAGATGAAGTAAAATTAATTATGATAGATCCCAAAATAGTTGAGCTTAAACTTTTCAATGATATTCCGCATTTATTAACCCCAGTTATTACAGATGTAAAGAGAGCTTTAGAAGCTCTTAGATGGTGTCTTGATGAAATGGAGAGAAGGTATGTGCTTCTTGATAATTTATTGGTAAGAGATATTTCTTCTTATAATAAAAAAATAAAAGATGAGAATTTAAATTTAATGATCTTGCCATATCTTGTAATAATTATTGATGAATTTGCAGATCTTATTCTTTCTGCAAGAAAAGATTTGGAAAATTTAATTTCTAGACTTGCTGCAATGGCTAGAGCTGTGGGGATTCATTTAGTTCTTGCGACCCAAAGGCCTTCAGTTGATGTTATTACGGGAGTAATAAAAGCTAATTTCCCCTCAAGGATTTCTTTTATGGTAGCTAGTTCTATGGATTCAAGAATAATTCTTGGATCTTCTGGTGCTGAAAAGCTTTTAGGAAAAGGGGATATGCTTTATATTAGTTCTTTAAATCCTTTCCCTCAAAGAATTCAGGGTGGATTTTTAAAAGAAAGAGAAGTTTATAGACTTGTTGAAGAGGTTAAAAAATTTGGTTCTCCAAATTATATTGATGATGAAATATTTATTGATAGTGTAAAAGAGCAAGATTTAGTTGCTCTTGGACCTTCTGATGAACCAATGTTTGATGAAGCTCTTGAGATTGTTAAAACCACAAGAAAAGCATCAGCATCTTATTTGCAAAGAAGGTTGAAGATAGGTTACAATAGGGCAGCTCGAATTATTGAAATCATGGAAGATATGGGTTATGTGGGGCCCGTTAACGGATCAAAGCCAAGAGAGGTATTAATTTAA
- the rpsU gene encoding 30S ribosomal protein S21, with protein sequence MVTVTVDKNENLEKALKRFKRMIEKEAIIREWKRREYYEKPSTIRVKKEKAFKRKQAKKVRKLKQKTNR encoded by the coding sequence TTGGTAACAGTCACTGTGGACAAAAATGAGAATCTTGAAAAAGCATTGAAACGTTTTAAAAGAATGATTGAAAAAGAAGCAATTATTCGTGAATGGAAAAGAAGAGAATACTATGAGAAACCATCCACAATCCGTGTAAAAAAGGAAAAAGCGTTTAAAAGAAAACAGGCAAAAAAAGTAAGAAAATTAAAACAAAAAACTAATAGGTAA
- a CDS encoding M23 family metallopeptidase, whose product MYKIQKTLLIFCILGIENINSEIINTIPKVQYKKEAFQGDYIYFASNENFKKLSLLSINKNPIISSSPFKFTVGSKTYYIAFIGITPMIKEGKRKIQIEFKNKSYIKEIEIKKFNFKKTKISFNKEKAKLITQKKSIKQKEQALLLWNIIGNIGDTTIYHYDALVKPIKDQYIITSQYGDLRLYMQGNKKISNYTMHNGIDYAPFKRENTPIFAAGKGKVVFAQNRELTGNTLIIQHLPGVFTIYLHLSKLGTSENKVVSAGEYVGHTGNTGLSTGPHLHFEVRINGIAINPDFLLNGMLIDKNKIINNIRRIE is encoded by the coding sequence ATGTATAAAATACAAAAAACCTTACTTATATTTTGTATTCTAGGAATAGAAAATATAAATTCAGAAATAATAAATACTATTCCTAAAGTCCAATATAAAAAAGAAGCATTTCAAGGAGATTACATATACTTTGCAAGTAATGAAAATTTTAAGAAGTTGTCACTTTTAAGCATAAATAAAAATCCAATCATAAGTTCTTCTCCATTCAAATTTACAGTAGGAAGTAAAACTTACTACATAGCATTTATAGGCATTACACCAATGATAAAAGAGGGGAAAAGAAAAATTCAAATAGAATTCAAAAATAAAAGCTATATCAAAGAAATAGAAATAAAAAAATTTAACTTCAAAAAAACAAAAATTAGTTTTAATAAAGAAAAAGCCAAACTTATTACCCAAAAAAAATCCATAAAACAAAAAGAACAAGCTTTGCTTTTATGGAATATTATTGGCAATATTGGAGATACAACAATATATCACTACGATGCTTTAGTTAAACCCATAAAAGATCAATACATTATAACAAGCCAATATGGAGATTTAAGGCTTTACATGCAAGGCAACAAAAAAATTTCAAATTATACGATGCATAATGGAATTGATTATGCCCCATTTAAAAGAGAAAATACTCCAATTTTTGCTGCGGGCAAAGGAAAAGTTGTATTTGCACAAAATAGAGAACTAACAGGAAACACCCTTATAATACAGCATTTGCCGGGTGTATTTACAATTTACCTTCACCTCTCAAAATTAGGAACAAGTGAAAATAAAGTAGTTAGTGCCGGCGAATATGTTGGGCATACCGGAAATACAGGCCTCTCAACAGGTCCTCATTTACACTTCGAAGTAAGAATTAATGGCATAGCAATAAACCCAGATTTCCTTTTAAATGGCATGCTTATTGACAAAAATAAAATAATAAATAATATTAGAAGAATAGAGTAA
- the recJ gene encoding single-stranded-DNA-specific exonuclease RecJ — translation MKIWKQKETNIQIQELTCIAKQYNINPFEATLLIKREIKEEDFIFFLEDSTNLLHNPFLLKDIDKFINRINKAIKENENILIFGDKDADGITATIIMYETLKDFGLNVSYKIPSNGEFYGLSKELINMALEKKISLIITVDNGISSIEEINYANSKGIEIIITDHHLPSEDFKTENIVINPHLKDDKYPFKEIAGCCVSFKTCLALSMSFTDLYSKNLVFLFLEKTNNEIILNAIEIKNYILKQYLRLNNKNDPSINLNKLEKFIQNKCIVIFNKEDQGQLLNKHFGISININTIDISENFIKKYPNFRKKTLKDLIQATKYFRYKEVEIKDKLYYIFYNIIFETNKNLLQKCLKRLSFVAIGTIADNMPIINENRIILKAGLKEIALRERMSINYLLKDANILTKPNITSMDIAYKIAPILNSTGRLEKADIAINFLLADDINQIENKFKEIKKINELRKYKEEKAWNSHNKNTIFKNDKFIVCYDKNTPKGISSRLATRLSAYYQKVAIFLTKQDNIIKGSIRSNNKINSKALISTIPSHLIINSGGHKAAAGFTLNENLLEDFIKELEYATTKVKYETTDENKSILIDAIVPKNLTKNSLFKTIEIFEPYGYEFREPILMMENVYLQELKTIDKNHSSKHINMRIKSQNDYYKAIFFNGTKKIEELNIKENQYLDIIFTINEDFYCPREKILKIIDIKKSAQINV, via the coding sequence ATGAAAATTTGGAAACAAAAAGAAACTAATATACAAATCCAAGAATTAACTTGCATTGCTAAGCAATATAATATAAATCCCTTTGAAGCAACTTTGCTCATAAAGCGAGAAATCAAAGAAGAAGATTTCATATTTTTCCTTGAAGACAGCACAAATTTACTACACAATCCATTTTTATTAAAAGATATAGATAAATTTATAAACAGAATTAATAAAGCAATTAAAGAGAATGAAAACATATTAATCTTTGGAGATAAAGATGCTGATGGAATCACAGCAACAATAATAATGTATGAGACTCTTAAAGATTTTGGACTTAATGTAAGTTATAAAATACCTTCAAATGGAGAATTTTATGGACTTTCAAAAGAATTAATCAACATGGCTTTAGAAAAAAAAATCTCTTTAATAATAACCGTTGATAATGGTATCTCTAGTATTGAAGAAATAAATTATGCAAATTCAAAAGGAATAGAAATAATAATCACAGATCACCATCTTCCAAGCGAAGATTTTAAAACTGAAAACATAGTTATAAATCCCCACCTAAAAGATGATAAATATCCATTCAAAGAAATAGCAGGATGTTGCGTAAGTTTTAAAACTTGCCTTGCTCTTAGCATGTCCTTTACAGATCTTTATTCTAAAAACCTTGTATTTTTATTTTTAGAAAAAACAAATAATGAAATTATTCTTAATGCAATAGAAATAAAAAACTATATTTTAAAACAATATCTAAGATTAAATAACAAAAATGACCCTTCAATTAACCTAAACAAACTAGAAAAATTTATACAAAACAAATGCATAGTAATCTTTAACAAAGAAGATCAAGGTCAATTATTAAATAAACACTTCGGGATAAGCATAAATATTAACACAATTGATATTAGTGAAAATTTTATAAAAAAATACCCAAATTTTAGAAAAAAAACATTAAAAGACTTAATCCAAGCAACTAAATATTTTAGATATAAAGAAGTTGAGATTAAAGACAAGCTTTACTACATATTTTACAACATAATTTTTGAAACTAACAAAAATTTGCTCCAAAAATGTCTAAAAAGACTTAGCTTTGTTGCAATAGGAACAATAGCAGACAATATGCCCATTATTAATGAAAACAGAATAATCCTAAAAGCAGGGCTTAAAGAAATTGCACTAAGAGAAAGAATGTCTATTAATTATCTATTAAAAGATGCAAACATATTAACAAAACCAAATATAACTTCAATGGATATCGCATATAAAATTGCACCAATACTAAACTCAACAGGAAGACTTGAAAAAGCAGATATTGCAATAAATTTTTTACTAGCTGACGACATTAATCAAATAGAAAATAAATTTAAAGAAATAAAAAAAATCAACGAACTAAGAAAATATAAAGAAGAAAAAGCTTGGAATTCTCATAATAAAAATACTATTTTTAAAAATGATAAATTCATAGTTTGTTATGATAAAAACACCCCAAAAGGAATAAGTTCAAGACTTGCAACTAGACTTTCTGCTTACTACCAAAAAGTTGCTATTTTTTTAACAAAGCAAGATAATATTATTAAAGGATCAATTAGATCAAACAATAAAATCAATTCAAAAGCATTAATATCGACAATACCTTCTCATTTAATAATAAATTCAGGGGGACATAAAGCTGCCGCTGGATTTACGCTGAATGAAAATTTACTCGAAGACTTTATTAAAGAATTAGAATATGCGACTACAAAAGTTAAATATGAAACTACTGATGAAAACAAGTCAATATTAATAGATGCTATTGTTCCAAAGAATTTAACAAAAAATTCTCTTTTTAAAACAATAGAAATATTTGAACCTTATGGCTATGAATTTAGAGAACCAATATTAATGATGGAAAATGTTTACCTTCAAGAACTCAAAACAATTGACAAAAATCATAGCTCAAAACATATAAATATGCGCATTAAATCACAAAACGACTACTATAAAGCTATTTTTTTTAACGGAACAAAAAAAATAGAAGAATTAAATATAAAAGAAAATCAATATTTAGACATCATTTTTACAATCAATGAAGATTTTTACTGCCCGAGGGAAAAAATTTTGAAAATTATAGACATAAAAAAGAGCGCTCAAATCAATGTATAA
- the lon gene encoding endopeptidase La: MDEFKKARLVDKKKEKTATGILPHSNKPARVPLIAVPSHPVFPGMFIPIVIISDSDMKAIDYAMKGNGIIALFVLNDKFLGKNNNNAQQKLIIDYSKDIYSVGVTAKVIKKINLPDGGYNIFVSTFDRIKFVKLVLNEKFPIIEIDYLKQIPVRKDDIQSKAVYSSILLRTKEIFSHRKMPEVQLNMVNIEDKGKLCDIVASTISSSKNDHQIVLETLSVKDRLKKVLELIYEELNLIEIQNKIAKGIQERLEKQQKEFFLKEQLKAIKAELGIGDKKNSDFEKLKTKLKALELKGEPLEVVEKELEKFSLLETSSAEYIVIRNYLELITELPWRDLKINFDKLDLQKSKKILDKTHYGMTEVKDRIIEYISVLKLRKTQKGAIILLVGPPGVGKTSIGAAVAKVLRTKFFRFSVGGMRDESEIKGHRRTYVGALPGKIIQGLRITKTNSPVFLIDEVDKISASNYGDPFSVLLEVLDPEQNVKFRDHYLDLPFDISNVFFILTANSVETIPRPLLNRMEVIEVSGYVDNEKIEIARKYLIPKVLSENGVDKDSLKFQSSALVQIAQEYARDNGVRNFEKYLNKIVRKVARKLIENTEVKSYQISNDNLEEYVGVPVFRKESMPNAMYSGMVMGLAWTNYGGSTLIIETVKTESKVGGIKLTGRLGDVMKESANIAYTYVNSIKGDLSISKSFFEKNIIHLHIPEGATPKDGPSAGITIASAFISLALNKVVRPHLAMTGELSLTGNVMMIGGLREKIIAAKRSGVEHIIVPKANRVDLEEIPINIKSGINFYLVDNMLEVIKLLF, from the coding sequence ATGGATGAATTTAAAAAAGCTAGGTTAGTAGATAAAAAAAAAGAAAAAACCGCAACTGGAATTCTACCGCATTCTAATAAGCCCGCAAGAGTACCTTTAATAGCGGTTCCTTCTCATCCAGTTTTTCCAGGGATGTTTATTCCGATTGTTATAATTTCTGATTCTGATATGAAAGCAATCGATTATGCTATGAAAGGTAATGGAATCATTGCTTTATTTGTTTTGAATGATAAATTTTTAGGGAAAAATAATAATAATGCTCAACAGAAATTAATTATTGATTATAGTAAAGATATTTATTCTGTTGGAGTTACTGCAAAGGTAATAAAAAAAATTAATCTTCCAGATGGTGGCTACAACATATTCGTTTCAACTTTTGATAGGATTAAATTTGTTAAACTTGTTCTTAATGAGAAATTTCCTATAATTGAGATTGACTACTTAAAGCAAATTCCAGTTAGAAAAGATGATATTCAATCAAAGGCAGTTTACAGTAGTATTTTGCTTAGAACTAAAGAGATATTTTCACATAGAAAAATGCCGGAAGTTCAATTAAATATGGTTAATATTGAGGATAAGGGCAAATTATGTGATATTGTGGCCAGTACCATTTCCTCCTCAAAAAATGATCATCAAATAGTTCTTGAAACTTTGAGTGTAAAAGATAGGCTAAAAAAAGTTTTAGAGCTAATTTATGAAGAGCTTAATTTAATTGAAATCCAAAATAAAATTGCTAAGGGGATTCAAGAGAGATTAGAGAAACAACAAAAAGAGTTTTTTTTAAAAGAACAGCTTAAAGCTATTAAAGCTGAACTTGGTATAGGCGATAAAAAAAACAGCGATTTCGAAAAGCTTAAAACTAAGCTAAAGGCTTTGGAGTTGAAAGGAGAGCCTTTAGAGGTAGTTGAAAAAGAGTTAGAAAAATTTTCACTTCTTGAGACAAGTTCGGCTGAATATATTGTTATTAGAAATTATCTTGAGCTTATTACTGAGCTTCCTTGGCGAGATTTGAAAATTAATTTTGATAAATTAGATTTGCAAAAATCTAAAAAAATTTTAGATAAAACTCATTATGGAATGACGGAGGTTAAGGATAGAATTATTGAATATATTTCTGTTCTTAAATTAAGAAAGACTCAAAAAGGGGCTATTATTCTTTTAGTAGGGCCTCCTGGCGTGGGGAAAACTTCTATTGGGGCAGCTGTTGCAAAAGTTTTGCGCACTAAGTTTTTTAGATTTTCTGTTGGTGGAATGCGGGATGAATCAGAGATTAAAGGGCACAGAAGAACTTATGTTGGGGCTCTGCCGGGCAAAATTATTCAAGGCTTAAGAATTACTAAGACAAATTCTCCTGTTTTTTTAATTGATGAGGTGGATAAAATTTCTGCTTCAAATTATGGGGATCCTTTTTCAGTTCTTCTTGAAGTTTTAGATCCCGAGCAGAATGTTAAATTTAGAGATCATTATCTTGATCTTCCTTTTGATATTTCGAATGTATTTTTTATTTTAACTGCCAATTCTGTTGAAACAATACCAAGACCTTTGTTAAATAGAATGGAGGTTATTGAAGTTTCTGGATATGTTGATAACGAAAAAATAGAGATTGCAAGAAAGTATTTAATTCCTAAAGTTTTAAGTGAAAACGGAGTTGATAAAGATTCTTTAAAATTTCAAAGTTCAGCTCTTGTTCAAATTGCTCAAGAGTATGCAAGAGATAATGGGGTAAGAAATTTTGAAAAATATTTAAACAAAATTGTACGAAAAGTTGCAAGAAAGCTTATTGAGAATACTGAGGTCAAATCCTATCAAATTTCTAATGATAATCTAGAAGAATATGTTGGTGTACCTGTTTTTAGAAAGGAAAGCATGCCCAATGCTATGTATTCTGGGATGGTAATGGGTCTTGCTTGGACAAATTATGGAGGTTCGACCTTAATAATTGAGACTGTAAAGACAGAGTCCAAGGTAGGTGGAATTAAATTGACAGGTAGGCTTGGAGACGTAATGAAGGAATCTGCTAATATTGCCTATACTTATGTTAATAGTATTAAAGGAGATCTAAGTATTAGCAAATCCTTTTTTGAAAAAAATATTATTCATTTACATATTCCAGAAGGAGCTACCCCAAAAGATGGGCCTTCTGCAGGAATTACAATAGCTAGTGCTTTTATTTCTCTTGCTCTTAATAAGGTTGTTAGACCCCATTTGGCTATGACAGGAGAGCTTTCTCTTACTGGGAATGTAATGATGATAGGAGGTCTTAGAGAAAAAATAATTGCAGCAAAGCGTAGTGGCGTGGAGCACATTATTGTTCCTAAGGCAAATAGAGTTGATTTAGAAGAGATTCCTATTAACATTAAGAGCGGTATTAATTTTTATCTTGTAGATAATATGCTCGAGGTCATTAAATTATTGTTTTAA